A single Aspergillus puulaauensis MK2 DNA, chromosome 7, nearly complete sequence DNA region contains:
- a CDS encoding putative MFS monosaccharide transporter (COG:C;~EggNog:ENOG410PJBY;~InterPro:IPR005828,IPR003663,IPR036259,IPR020846;~PFAM:PF00083,PF07690;~TransMembrane:12 (i18-36o74-95i107-129o135-152i164-182o202-219i296-320o332-352i359-378o398-417i438-461o467-485i);~go_component: GO:0016020 - membrane [Evidence IEA];~go_component: GO:0016021 - integral component of membrane [Evidence IEA];~go_function: GO:0022857 - transmembrane transporter activity [Evidence IEA];~go_process: GO:0055085 - transmembrane transport [Evidence IEA]), producing MSDQISSWNVVHKFEKRSLLIAINCVAGLSILFFGYDQGMMAGVNNSKDYIDLMGFGYTEMKDGLPSPVVTDSLLQGGIVSVYYLGTLFGALLGGWTGDKVGRIKTIASGALWAMVGAALQCSAQNHSWMICARFINGIGTGILNAIVPVWATETAEHTSRGQFIAIEFTLNIFGVVLAYWLEFGLSFIDGGESAFRWRFPIAFQIIFLIVLFAAVWFFPESPRWLVKVGREQESRYILGRLRGSNDEDTIRAEAEFQDILSVAETEKSMGHSTSYLAMLFGYKTGKLHLGRRVQLVVWLQIMQEWVGIAGVTVYAPTIFSIAGFDTVKSQWISGLNNVFYMFATVVCVFTLDRIGRRWTLYWGATGQGIAMFLAGGFSRLSIDAREAGNAARAESFGAAAASMVFIFTAIFGATWLTTPWVYPAEIYPLAVRAKGNAFGVVGWSIGNGWLTLLCPVMFGAIGEKTLYVFAASNVIAIPMVWAFYPESNQRTLEDMDLLFAADTPWVWDAEKTFARLKAENPGYVETAARKNSILDEEAAKSVTLEQRENAA from the exons ATGAGTGACCAGATATCCTCGTGGAATGTCGTCCACAAGTTCGAGAAGCGCAGTCTTCTCATTGCCATCAACTGCGTGGCCGGACTGTCAATCCTGTTCTTTGGGTACGACCAGGGTATGATGGCTGGAGTGAACAACTCCAAGGACTATATCGACCTCATGGGTTTTGGGTACACAGAAATGAAAGACGGCCTGCCCTCTCCCGTCGTCACTGACAGCCTGCTCCAAGGCGGCATCGTCAGTGTTTACTACCTAGGCACACTCTTCGGTGCTTTGCTTGGTGGCTGGACTGGAGACAAGGTCGGTAGAATCAAAACAATTGCGTCTGGTGCACTTTGGGCCATGGTCGGAGCTGCTCTGCAATGCTCGGCCCAGAACCACAGTTGGATGATCTGCG CGCGCTTCATCAACGGAATCGGAACAGGAATTCTCAACGCTATTGTGCCTGTGTGGGCAACCGAAACTGCGGAGCATACTAGCCGTGGTCAGTTCATTGCAATTGAGTTCACCCTGAACATCTTTGGTGTTGTTCTCGCATACTGGCTTGAATT TGGCTTATCTTTCATTGATGGCGGCGAATCTGCTTTCCGCTGGCGTTTCCCAATCGCCTTTCAGATCATCTTCTTGATTGTGCTGTTCGCAGCCGTTTGGTTTTTCCCGGAATCCCCACGTTGGTTGGTCAAAGTTGGTCGCGAGCAGGAGTCGCGCTATATTTTGGGCAGACTGCGCGGCAGCAATGACGAAGATACTATTCGAGCGGAGGCTGAGTTCCAGGATATCCTAAGCGTCGCTGAGACGGAGAAGTCCATGGGCCATAGCACCTCCTACCTAGCCATGCTTTTTGGTTACAAGACTGGAAAGCTGCACCTCGGCCGCCGAGTTCAGCTTGTAGTCTGGTTACAAATTATGCAAGAGTGGGTTGGTATTGCTGGTGTTACCGTTT ACGCACCGACCATTTTCAGTATCGCCGGATTTGACACAGTGAAAAGCCAGTGGATCAGCGGATTGAACAACGTTTTCTACATG TTCGCTACCGTGGTCTGTGTATTCACTCTGGACCGAATTGGCCGTCGCTGGACATTGTACTGGGGAGCAACAGGTCAGGGCATCGCCATGTTTCTGGCCGGAGGCTTCTCACGTCTTTCAATCGACGCGCGTGAAGCAGGAAACGCAGCGCGGGCAGAATCCTTCGGTGCTGCCGCAGCCTCTATGGTCTTCATTTTCACCGCAATCTTCGGCGCTACCTGGCTCACAACTCCCTGGGTCTATCCCGCAGAGATCTACCCATTAGCCGTACGTGCAAAGGGCAACGCCTTTGGTGTTGTAGGCTGGAGTATCGGAAACGGCTGGCTG ACCCTCCTCTGCCCCGTAATGTTCGGCGCCATCGGTGAAAAGACCCTGTACGTCTTCGCCGCTAGCAACGTGATCGCCATCCCAATGGTCTGGGCATTCTACCCAGAGAGCAACCAGCGAACACTAGAGGACATGGATCTGCTATTCGCGGCTGACACGCCGTGGGTGTGGGATGCAGAGAAGACATTTGCCCGTCTGAAGGCCGAGAACCCGGGCTATGTTGAGACTGCGGCGCGGAAAAACAGtattctggatgaggaggctgctAAGTCGGTCACGCTGGAGCAACGTGAGAATGCGGCCTAA
- the NOT5 gene encoding CNOT2/3/5 family protein (COG:K;~EggNog:ENOG410PIR5;~InterPro:IPR012270,IPR007207,IPR007282,IPR040168, IPR038635;~PFAM:PF04065,PF04153;~go_component: GO:0005634 - nucleus [Evidence IEA];~go_component: GO:0030015 - CCR4-NOT core complex [Evidence IEA];~go_process: GO:0006355 - regulation of transcription, DNA-templated [Evidence IEA]), with the protein MTSRKTQQEIDKTFKKVAEGIQTFEGIYEKIRVANNPTQRDKLEENLKREIKKLQRYRDQIKSWASGNEVKDKGPLLEQRRAIETCMEQFKAVEKEMKTKAYSKEGLSAASRLDPKDKEKVETCDFLSNMVDELQQKIEAMEAEEESLQMSMKKNKKDVAKNNRLADLAHFIERHKWHVNKLELLLRSLQNGNIETAPVADLKESIKYYVEDGNNIDYSGEDETLYDDLNIGDDAEAPFGAGDNVSSQDAQSMQDEEIEPKPKAKPEVTATSNRRPSAQMKSPLPVLAALHPSSSSSSTSGMKPAPPPTRLPGETLKYASAAAAAAASDKNGVGIAPLPPPPGASPAFPAAVPASKASSTASPVVSLAQPVSKATPTAAIVAEEGRSRTPAFSPKVPAAVSASNTVPTTPAMDKAETAATKPRAAANGEQFGKENQQWEDREESIYHLPPGLQDLIHSFEVTKSRASANPSSQPPSVQRLLTASAANCPEPGDSEKPRHYKPQNPYNTPLYYPQEPLAILDDPRLYETGRIDTDTLFYLFYYRQGSYQQYLSAKALKNQSWRFHKQYQTWFQRHEEPKTITEEFEQGTYRFFDYESTWMNRRKADFKFVYKYLEDEL; encoded by the exons ATGACGTCCCGCAAGACGCAGCAGGAGATCGACAAGACCTTCAAGAAAGTCGCGGAGGGTATCCAGACGTTCGAAGGCATCTACGAGAAGATCCGTGTCGCTAACAATCCCACACAACGTGACAAGCTCGAGGAGAACCTGAAACGagagatcaagaagcttcAACGATATCGTGATCAGATCAAGTCATGGGCATCCGGCAATGAGGTCAAGGATAAAGGGCCGCTGCTTGAGCAGCGAAGGGCCATTGAGACA TGCATGGAACAATTCAAGGCTGTCGAaaaggagatgaagacgaaagCATATTCCAAAGAAGGCCTATCTGCGGCGTCACGACTCGATCcgaaagacaaagaaaaggTCGAGACCTGCGATTTTCTGTCCAACATGGTTGATGAGTTGCAACAGAAAATAGAGGCAAtggaggcagaagaagagtCGCTTCAAATGTCgatgaagaaaaacaaaaaggacGTTGCCAAAAACAACCGCCTGGCAGACCTTGCACATTTCATCGAACGTCACAAATGGCACGTAAATAAGCTGGAATTATTGCTACGATCACTCCAGAACGGCAATATCGAAACGGCCCCGGTGGCGGATCTCAAAGAGAGCATCAAATACTACGTGGAGGATGGTAACAACATTGACTACtctggggaggatgagaCGCTGTACGACGATCTGAATATAggcgacgacgccgaagcaCCATTCGGAGCGGGTGACAACGTATCGTCGCAAGATGCTCAGTCAatgcaggatgaggagattgaacccaaacccaaggCCAAACCCGAAGTCACTGCAACGAGCAATCGCAGACCCTCTGCCCAGATGAAGTCCCCGCTTCCAGTTCTGGCAGCCCTGCATccgtccagctccagcagctcgaCATCTGGCATGAAACCTGCACCTCCTCCCACGCGTCTGCCCGGTGAAACGCTCAAGTATGcgtctgcagcagcagctgctgctgcaagcGATAAAAATGGCGTGGGAATCGCCCCGCTGCCGCCTCCCCCAGGTGCTAGTCCCGCCTTCCCAGCTGCAGTGCCCGCCTCAAAAGCTTCCTCTACCGCCTCACCTGTTGTGTCACTAGCACAGCCTGTGTCAAAGGCTACACCTACAGCAGCGATAGTTGCAGAGGAGGGCCGTTCGCGGACGCCTGCTTTCAGTCCCAAGGTTCCAGCTGCCGTCAGTGCGTCAAATACGGTACCGACGACGCCTGCGATGGACAAGGCAGAAACCGCCGCCACGAAACCACGAGCCGCTGCCAACGGAGAGCAGTTCGGTAAAGAGAATCAGCAATGGGAAGATAGAGAAGAGTCTATCTACCACCTGCCCCCTGGTCTGCAAGATTTAATCCATTCGTTTGAAGTTACCAAAAGTCGCGCATCGGCCAATCCCTCAAGTCAGCCACCTTCGGTGCAGCGCCTTCTCACGGCATCAGCAGCCAATTGCCCCGAACCTGGGGACTCGGAAAAGCCGCGTCACTACAAGCCCCAGAACCCGTACAACACGCCTCTCTACTACCCGCAAGAGCCACTTGCCATCTTGGACGACCCTCGTCTCTATGAAACAGGGCGGATCGACACGGACACCCTGTTTTATTTGTTCTATTATCGCCAGGGTTCCTACCAACAGTACTTGTCGGCAAAGGCATTGAAGAACCAGAGCTGGAGATTCCACAAGCAGTACCAGACATGGTTCCAGCGACATGAAGAACCCAAGACGATAACCGAGGAGTTCGAACAAGGTACATATCGCTTCTTCGACTATGAGAGTACTTG GATGAACCGACGCAAGGCAGATTTCAAGTTTGTCTACAAGTACCTGGAGGACGAGTTGTAG
- the MGT1 gene encoding MGMT family protein (COG:L;~EggNog:ENOG410PREP;~InterPro:IPR014048,IPR001497,IPR036388,IPR036217;~PFAM:PF01035;~go_function: GO:0003824 - catalytic activity [Evidence IEA];~go_function: GO:0003908 - methylated-DNA-[protein]-cysteine S-methyltransferase activity [Evidence IEA];~go_process: GO:0006281 - DNA repair [Evidence IEA]) → MAPGSLPLATASTAAPHSGPHDKSALADLENFSDPCSGLHPGLDLDSVWGDCRALRSLHRERPEDHDATPDPGESRGRKSNNTTSASQSQSQSHPQEQGIVHRTRLSPGPDPGTTTTPTENQTMNLKEKEKEIGTSTTTTKEPTATTTTTAPSASTKTQNQNQNPNAPAPTYLKLTKKIHQHPTLTPLRKSLYVLLLSVPPGQWTTYAALARHLGSSARAVGTAMRLNPFAPDVPCHRVLSVDGGLGGYMGTSPAKGKDKGAGSKGKGNLERKRAMLEGEGVRFDERGRAMGRVFVDFTS, encoded by the coding sequence ATGGCGCCAGGTTCACTTCCACTTGCAACTGCTTCTACTGCTGCTCCACATTCTGGCCCCCACGACAAGTCGGCCTTGGCTGACCTCGAGAACTTCTCAGATCCTTGCTCGGGTCTGCATcctggcttggacttggactcGGTGTGGGGAGACTGTCGCGCACTACGGAGTCTCCACAGGGAAAGGCCAGAAGATCATGACGCCACTCCTGATCCTGGCGAGTCCCGTGGCCGTAAGAGCAATAATACAACCTCGgcgtcgcagtcgcagtcgcagtcgcatcCACAGGAACAAGGAATAGTCCACAGAACTAGGTTAAGCCCAggtccagatccaggaaccACAACCACCCCAACAGAAAACCAAACAATGAACctcaaagaaaaagaaaaagagatcGGAACAAGTACTACTACAACAAAAGAACCCAccgcaaccacaaccacaaccgcACCCTCGGCCTCCACCAAAACCCAAAATCAAAACCAAAATCCAAATGCACCTGCGCCGACGTATCTGAAACTAACAAAGAAAATCCACCAACACCCCACCCTGACCCCCCTCCGCAAATCACTCTACGTACTGCTCCTCTCCGTGCCTCCAGGCCAATGGACCACGTACGCCGCGCTGGCTCGACACCTAGGATCTAGCGCTAGGGCCGTCGGCACCGCGATGCGCTTGAACCCCTTTGCGCCGGACGTGCCGTGTCACCGGGTCTTGAGCGTTGATGGCGGGCTGGGTGGGTATATGGGGACGAGCCCGGCAAAAGGTAAGGACAAGGGGGCAGGGTccaaggggaaggggaatttggagaggaagagagctaTGCTTGAGGGTGAGGGGGTGAGGTTTGATGAGAGGGGGCGGGCGATGGGGAGGGTTTTTGTTGATTTTACTTCGTAA
- the SSS1 gene encoding translocon subunit SSS1 (BUSCO:EOG09265PUI;~COG:U;~EggNog:ENOG410PRYA;~InterPro:IPR023391,IPR008158,IPR001901;~PFAM:PF00584;~TransMembrane:1 (i34-55o);~go_component: GO:0016020 - membrane [Evidence IEA];~go_function: GO:0015450 - P-P-bond-hydrolysis-driven protein transmembrane transporter activity [Evidence IEA];~go_process: GO:0006605 - protein targeting [Evidence IEA];~go_process: GO:0006886 - intracellular protein transport [Evidence IEA];~go_process: GO:0015031 - protein transport [Evidence IEA]): MSDQVQELLNIPQEFLRDGMQFVNRSQKPDKREFIKISQAVGTGFLIMGFIGYIVKLIHIPVNNVLVGGA, from the exons ATGTCCGACCAAGTCCAGGAATTACTCAATATCCCCCAGGAGTTCCTGAGGGATGGCATGCAGTTTGTCAACCGCAGCCAGAAGC CCGACAAGCGCGAATTCATCAAGATCAGCCAGGCCGTCGGCACTGGGTTCCTGATCATGGGTTTCATCGGATACATCGTTAAGCTGA TCCACATTCCTGTCAACAACGTCCTTGTCGGTGGCGCGTAA
- the DTD1 gene encoding D-aminoacyl-tRNA deacylase (BUSCO:EOG09264ZQC;~COG:J;~EggNog:ENOG410PPBZ;~InterPro:IPR003732,IPR023509;~PFAM:PF02580;~go_component: GO:0005737 - cytoplasm [Evidence IEA];~go_function: GO:0002161 - aminoacyl-tRNA editing activity [Evidence IEA];~go_function: GO:0051499 - D-aminoacyl-tRNA deacylase activity [Evidence IEA]) translates to MKAVIQRVKSASVTVDGQLISKIGRGLLVLAGVGREDTEKDIDTMVNRILKAKLFPAETDKQWKRNIQDIDGEVLCVSQFTLFGQLKKGKQPDFHEAANAETARKLYDYFYKRLGENYNPERIKNGVFQAMMDVELINDGPVTIEVDTQLPKREKGADDKDSDSKKTGSVEFKLPAELLE, encoded by the exons ATGAAAG CTGTTATCCAACGAGTCAAATCCGCCTCCGTCACCGTCGATGGCCAGCTTATCTCCAAGATTGGACGGGGACTCCTTGTGCTCGCGGGAGTTGGCCGGGAAGACACAGAAAAAGACATAGACACAATGGTCAACCGGATACTGAAGGCGAAGCTATTTCCGGCCGAGACAGACAAACAG TGGAAAAGGAATATCCAGGATATTGACGGCGAAGTACTTTGTG TATCTCAATTTACCCTTTTTGGCCAATTGAAGAAAGGCAAACAACCTGATTTCCACGAAGCTGCCAATGCGGAGACTGCACGCAAGCTATACGACTACTTCTATAAGCGTCTCGGCGAGAACTACAATCCCGAACGGATTAAGAACGGTGTCTTCCAGGCGATGATGGATGTCGAGCTTATCAATGATGGGCCG GTTACGATTGAGGTCGACACACAATTACCGAAGAGAGAAAAGGGCGCTGATGATAAAGACTCGGATTCAAAGAAGACAGGAAGCGTGGAGTTCAAGCTGCCCGCAGAGCTTTTAGAGTAG
- a CDS encoding C2H2-type zinc finger protein (COG:S;~EggNog:ENOG410PTEP;~InterPro:IPR036236,IPR013087;~PFAM:PF00096) → MPFQQTMSQPIPCPPMEPSSSSYSSYSFDSANSSYSGLSDDSLNYPDMYFMSGGTSTGPGSVIDYPLSQPAFEPSSLDSGHFFEYMSPTFNPAFTHTPEPLPLMDTPTSFPMSATSGFSPTSMPVEQSMFSPIDISQEPISRPAKPYACDDCGKSFTRPADLKRHQTTVHYPVFQNCPVSDCSRKDGNGFPRRDHLVEHLRSYHHLDVPKRRAAKRLKVA, encoded by the exons ATGCCCTTTCAACAAACAATG TCCCAGCCTATTCCCTGCCCTCCAATGgagccctcgtcctcctcataTTCCTCTTACTCCTTCGACTCTGCCAACTCATCCTACTCTGGCTTGAGTGATGATAGCCTGAATTATCCGGATATGTACTTCATGAGCGGTGGCACCAGCACGGGCCCGGGCAGCGTTATCGACTACCCTCTTAGCCAGCCAGCGTTCGAGCCCTCGTCGCTGGACAGCGGCCACTTCTTCGAGTACATGTCTCCGACATTCAATCCAGCGTTCACACACACGCCTGAGCCTCTACCTTTGATGGACACGCCCACCTCGTTCCCCATGAGCGCAACATCGGGGTTCTCACCAACGTCAATGCCAGTTGAGCAATCCATGTTCTCCCCTATTGACATCTCCCAAGAGCCCATCTCCAG GCCCGCCAAACCATATGCCTGCGACGACTGCGGCAAGAGCTTCACCCGCCCAGCCGACCTGAAGCGACACCAGACAACCGTCCACTACCCGGTCTTCCAGAACTGCCCTGTCTCAGACTGCTCGCGCAAGGACGGCAATGGCTTCCCGCGCCGCGACCACCTGGTTGAGCACTTGCGCTCGTACCACCACCTGGACGTTCCCAAGCGCCGCGCAGCAAAGCGTCTGAAGGTCGCCTAG